In a genomic window of Candidatus Krumholzibacteriia bacterium:
- a CDS encoding DoxX family protein — protein sequence MNLRHLYQRLDPKLTRWMARQGVLLLRLSLGVVFFWFGVLKFFPDLSPAQGLATRTIEKLSFGVVHASVSMPLLATWECLIGLGLVTGIMMRVTLLLMFVQMLGTIAPICLFPSEVFQRFPYAPTLEGQYIIKNLVLVSAGVVIGATVRGGKLVADPDRTPSSTEM from the coding sequence GTGAACCTGCGCCACCTCTACCAGCGGCTGGACCCGAAGCTGACGCGATGGATGGCGCGCCAAGGTGTGCTCCTGCTGCGCCTGAGCCTTGGCGTCGTCTTTTTCTGGTTCGGCGTGCTCAAGTTCTTTCCCGACCTGAGCCCGGCGCAGGGACTGGCGACGCGGACCATCGAGAAGCTGAGCTTCGGCGTGGTGCACGCTTCGGTCTCCATGCCACTGCTGGCGACCTGGGAGTGCTTGATTGGTCTCGGCCTCGTCACCGGCATCATGATGCGGGTGACGCTGCTGCTCATGTTCGTGCAGATGCTGGGCACCATCGCACCGATCTGCCTGTTTCCGAGCGAAGTGTTCCAGCGCTTCCCCTATGCCCCGACCCTGGAGGGCCAGTACATCATCAAGAACTTGGTGCTGGTGAGCGCTGGTGTCGTGATCGGTGCGACCGTTCGCGGCGGCAAGCTCGTCGCAGATCCCGACCGAACGCCCTCATCGACCGAGATGTGA
- a CDS encoding insulinase family protein, whose amino-acid sequence MRDKTPLHSARREFRTVVRQVAAAPHRAVVLLLAAASLLAASLLFAAASGTRAASGTSEELSLESGLRVLLLPHAGSGMVASNVFVGAGSTREENRDAGSSHFLEHVLFNGTERRTQEQIYAETDRIGAYNNATTKQEYTHYMMVAPSEKLAAALDIQADMLLHSTLPEAKFDKERGIVLEELSKDMDDPEYRADRALETMLYGEGSHFARPVLGTPTTLKELPRANVAEYYARQYVPSNMLLVLMGEFERDAALAELQRLFPTPSARPPAAAPLPVPPGPLAAPGRLTLQAVEGPLAVVELLAALPAGVPEDDALLALLAQIAGGSESSLLERALQQEPAVPHEPASATLHHRADSRLLELRVRLASDTAPQSSAGAAAAATEAAKRLLTAFRSLGTIGAAELAAAQKALLTQEVSQLEQLHYYAIFQGDRLWHVGPGFTPRYLAALEKADAAALGAMAKRVLAAAPLQIAAAGPGLVTQASDLSGLEPLAQLSLASTTSVAGEPERRPPVPLAADEPATVQQLGNGLTLVHTASASTRMFAAHLLVRNRSLREPADAPGCADLLHRSMAARIDKLGAGGPSPLERIGGTLKVADSPSIPYDDYYTTPLYSFVRLECLDTYYQEALGLLATMVAGPHDDAEALDTARKEMLSALQRTSSQPGPRAQARFDALLQPGHPLSRPVLGDAESLGKITPDMLARFAADYLAPDQLVLAVVGDVPREVLLPQVEATLGHLSARRAKPLAVPALPLTQAAAREELQVGGKQAALRLGRVVDVDPADRWALLVAASLASSRMQQDLRETRGLAYSLGISTQFVGDRASIVASMGTRPENLAEAEKGMLDYITAGKLQAAPDAIETAVNKYLALVRMRRITSMGQAFNLSRDLFQCGGIDYAEREAKGLMAVRPEDVERAAQRYLGPGPLVTVIAR is encoded by the coding sequence GTGCGCGACAAGACCCCCCTTCATTCGGCACGACGGGAGTTCCGCACGGTGGTGCGGCAGGTCGCTGCGGCGCCGCATCGCGCGGTGGTGCTGCTTCTCGCCGCGGCGTCGCTCCTCGCGGCGTCCCTGCTCTTCGCCGCTGCCAGCGGCACGCGCGCCGCGAGCGGCACGAGCGAGGAGCTCAGCCTCGAGAGCGGCCTGCGCGTTCTCCTTCTGCCCCACGCGGGCAGCGGCATGGTGGCGAGCAACGTTTTCGTCGGCGCCGGCTCGACGCGTGAGGAGAACCGCGACGCGGGCAGCAGCCACTTCCTGGAACACGTCCTCTTCAATGGCACCGAGCGGCGCACGCAGGAGCAGATCTACGCCGAGACCGACCGCATCGGCGCCTACAACAACGCCACGACCAAGCAGGAGTACACCCACTACATGATGGTGGCGCCCTCGGAAAAGCTCGCCGCAGCCCTCGACATCCAGGCGGACATGCTGCTGCACAGCACCCTGCCGGAGGCGAAGTTCGATAAGGAACGGGGCATCGTTCTCGAGGAGCTGAGCAAGGACATGGACGATCCGGAGTACCGCGCGGACCGCGCCCTGGAAACGATGCTCTACGGCGAGGGCAGCCACTTCGCCCGTCCCGTCCTGGGGACGCCGACGACCCTGAAGGAGCTGCCGCGGGCGAACGTCGCGGAGTACTACGCGCGCCAGTACGTGCCGTCGAACATGCTCCTCGTGCTCATGGGTGAGTTCGAGCGCGATGCGGCGCTGGCGGAGTTGCAGCGTCTCTTCCCCACTCCCAGCGCCCGACCCCCCGCGGCTGCGCCGCTCCCGGTCCCGCCCGGACCGCTCGCCGCCCCAGGGCGACTCACCCTGCAGGCCGTCGAGGGACCCTTGGCGGTGGTCGAGCTCCTGGCGGCGCTGCCCGCAGGTGTACCGGAGGATGACGCCCTGCTCGCGTTGCTTGCCCAGATCGCCGGCGGCAGCGAATCGAGCCTTCTCGAACGGGCTTTGCAGCAGGAACCTGCCGTGCCGCACGAGCCAGCGAGCGCGACCCTGCATCACCGTGCCGACAGCCGGCTGCTCGAGCTCCGTGTGCGCCTCGCCTCCGACACCGCACCGCAGTCCTCTGCGGGAGCGGCAGCGGCGGCCACGGAGGCGGCGAAGCGTTTGCTCACGGCGTTCCGCAGCCTCGGCACGATTGGCGCCGCGGAACTGGCGGCGGCGCAGAAAGCGCTTCTCACCCAGGAAGTCTCGCAACTCGAGCAGCTGCACTACTACGCCATCTTCCAGGGCGACCGCCTCTGGCACGTGGGCCCGGGCTTCACACCGCGCTATCTCGCGGCGTTGGAGAAGGCCGATGCCGCCGCCCTCGGCGCCATGGCCAAGAGGGTGCTCGCCGCGGCGCCATTGCAGATTGCCGCCGCGGGCCCTGGCCTGGTGACCCAAGCGAGCGACCTCTCGGGGCTCGAACCACTTGCCCAGCTTTCCCTTGCCTCGACGACGTCCGTCGCCGGGGAGCCCGAGCGCCGGCCGCCCGTGCCGCTCGCTGCGGACGAACCGGCCACGGTGCAGCAGCTCGGCAACGGCCTCACCCTGGTGCACACGGCTTCCGCCAGCACGCGGATGTTCGCCGCCCATCTCCTGGTGCGGAACCGCAGCCTGCGGGAGCCCGCAGACGCGCCTGGTTGCGCCGATCTGCTGCACCGCAGCATGGCGGCCCGCATCGACAAGCTGGGGGCGGGGGGACCTTCGCCGCTCGAACGCATCGGCGGCACGCTCAAGGTGGCAGACAGTCCTTCCATTCCCTACGACGACTACTACACGACGCCGCTCTACTCCTTCGTGCGCCTCGAGTGCCTCGACACCTACTACCAGGAGGCTCTCGGATTGCTGGCGACGATGGTCGCCGGCCCGCACGACGATGCCGAGGCCCTCGACACGGCGCGGAAGGAAATGCTCTCCGCCTTGCAGCGCACCTCCAGCCAACCTGGACCCCGCGCGCAGGCCCGGTTCGACGCCCTCCTGCAGCCGGGTCATCCGCTGTCGCGGCCCGTGCTTGGGGACGCCGAGAGCCTGGGGAAGATCACACCGGACATGCTGGCTCGCTTCGCCGCCGATTACCTCGCGCCGGACCAGCTCGTGCTCGCCGTCGTCGGCGACGTCCCACGCGAGGTGCTGCTCCCCCAGGTCGAAGCGACGCTGGGACATCTCTCGGCGCGCCGGGCGAAACCTCTCGCGGTGCCGGCACTCCCTCTCACTCAGGCGGCGGCACGCGAGGAGCTCCAGGTCGGTGGCAAGCAGGCGGCGCTCCGCCTCGGCCGCGTCGTCGATGTCGATCCGGCGGACCGCTGGGCCCTCCTGGTGGCGGCAAGCCTCGCTTCCAGCCGCATGCAGCAGGACCTGCGCGAAACCCGCGGTCTCGCCTACTCGCTCGGCATCTCGACCCAATTCGTCGGTGACCGGGCGAGCATCGTCGCCTCCATGGGAACACGCCCGGAGAACCTCGCCGAAGCCGAGAAGGGCATGCTCGACTACATCACTGCAGGCAAGCTGCAAGCTGCGCCGGACGCCATCGAGACGGCGGTGAACAAGTACCTCGCGCTCGTCCGCATGCGCCGCATCACGAGCATGGGTCAGGCATTCAACTTGAGCCGGGATCTTTTCCAGTGTGGCGGCATCGATTATGCCGAGCGCGAGGCGAAGGGCCTCATGGCGGTGCGGCCCGAGGACGTGGAACGCGCCGCCCAGCGCTACCTCGGCCCTGGCCCGCTCGTCACCGTGATCGCGCGTTAG
- a CDS encoding serine hydrolase domain-containing protein — protein sequence MRRGCRFLLLMLLLVAPVQARAAAVPDSVVTAGLERTMAAAAAEGFRGAVLVARGENVLLARGYGTTVPGGNSPITAETVFTTGSITKQFTATAILKLETQGKLSVQDKLGRWFDAVPADKSGITLHQLLTHTAGFPGAIGDDRERIGRDAYVQRALATPLLFAPGARYEYSNVGYSLLAAIVEKASGQDYEPFLHDQLFVPAGMHDTGYRLPAWDPARLAHGSNDDGSDWGTTMEHAILPEGPGWNLLGNGGIHSTVFDMLRWHRALAGDAILPAAARAQMITKQVEEGGGTWYGYGWSIEPTDWGTLITHNGGNPYYFADFLRFLDSDVVIYYTTASRERRMRRLARPLARIVFTGEVPALPPSVPAAAASQSTSPVGAPAAPGSLASKWGLPGGPQAQRAAELLEALTTSDAAWRRDFVRTGFVPDVLESQGEDALDQSLVALRDELAEFRVQRVVPTADGLTLVLETPGAPTELEISVEPEPPHRIISIGVQKGG from the coding sequence ATGCGTCGAGGCTGCCGTTTTCTCCTGCTCATGCTGCTCCTCGTCGCGCCGGTGCAGGCACGGGCTGCGGCGGTGCCGGACTCGGTGGTCACCGCGGGACTGGAGCGCACCATGGCGGCGGCAGCAGCAGAGGGCTTCCGCGGCGCCGTTCTCGTCGCCCGCGGCGAGAACGTCCTTCTCGCCCGCGGCTATGGCACCACGGTCCCCGGCGGGAACAGCCCGATCACGGCGGAAACCGTCTTCACCACCGGGTCCATCACCAAGCAGTTCACCGCCACCGCGATCCTGAAGCTGGAGACGCAAGGGAAGCTCTCGGTGCAGGACAAGCTCGGGCGCTGGTTCGACGCCGTGCCGGCGGACAAGAGCGGCATCACGTTGCACCAGTTGCTGACGCACACCGCCGGTTTCCCCGGCGCCATCGGTGACGATCGCGAGCGCATCGGTCGGGACGCCTACGTGCAGCGCGCCCTGGCCACGCCGCTCCTCTTCGCCCCCGGCGCGCGCTACGAGTACTCGAACGTCGGTTACAGCCTGCTGGCGGCGATCGTGGAGAAGGCGTCGGGTCAGGACTATGAGCCATTCTTGCACGACCAACTCTTCGTGCCCGCCGGGATGCACGACACGGGGTATCGCCTCCCGGCTTGGGATCCGGCGCGCCTGGCGCACGGGAGCAACGACGACGGCAGCGACTGGGGCACGACGATGGAGCACGCCATCCTGCCCGAGGGCCCGGGCTGGAACCTGCTCGGGAACGGCGGCATCCATTCCACCGTCTTCGACATGCTGCGCTGGCACCGGGCCCTGGCCGGCGACGCCATCCTGCCCGCGGCCGCCCGAGCCCAGATGATCACGAAACAGGTCGAGGAAGGCGGTGGCACCTGGTACGGCTACGGCTGGTCCATCGAGCCGACCGACTGGGGGACGCTGATCACGCACAACGGTGGCAATCCTTATTACTTCGCCGATTTCCTCCGCTTCCTCGACAGCGACGTGGTGATCTATTACACCACCGCGAGTCGCGAGCGGCGGATGCGCCGGCTGGCGCGCCCCCTGGCGCGCATCGTCTTCACCGGCGAGGTGCCGGCGCTGCCGCCCAGCGTGCCCGCAGCGGCAGCGTCGCAGTCCACGAGCCCGGTGGGAGCGCCCGCAGCGCCAGGATCCTTGGCGTCGAAATGGGGGCTCCCGGGCGGACCCCAGGCGCAGCGCGCCGCGGAGCTGCTCGAAGCGCTCACGACCTCCGACGCAGCCTGGAGGCGCGACTTCGTCCGCACCGGTTTCGTGCCGGATGTCCTGGAGAGTCAGGGGGAGGACGCTCTCGACCAGAGCCTGGTGGCGCTGCGGGACGAGCTGGCGGAGTTCCGGGTGCAACGGGTCGTACCCACGGCGGACGGCCTCACCCTGGTGCTCGAGACGCCGGGGGCACCGACTGAGCTCGAGATCAGCGTGGAGCCGGAGCCACCGCATCGAATCATTTCGATCGGCGTGCAGAAGGGCGGCTGA
- a CDS encoding response regulator yields MGQPTSPGSPYVLVADDDALTLRSVSIILRSAGLRVVAVKDGAAALTQLRREKPRVAVFDVMMGSMSGLDLCRLIKSDDELRDVHVILLTARAMQRERTEGLAAGADDYISKPFSNRELLSRVQSALPAAPPVPP; encoded by the coding sequence ATGGGACAGCCGACGAGCCCCGGCTCCCCTTACGTCCTGGTCGCGGACGACGATGCCCTCACTCTGCGCTCGGTGAGCATCATCCTCCGCAGCGCCGGGCTGCGGGTGGTGGCGGTGAAGGATGGTGCGGCGGCGCTGACGCAGCTGCGGCGCGAGAAACCCCGGGTCGCCGTCTTCGACGTCATGATGGGATCCATGAGCGGTCTCGACCTCTGCCGCCTGATCAAGTCCGACGACGAACTGCGCGACGTCCATGTCATCTTGCTCACGGCGCGCGCCATGCAGCGCGAGCGGACCGAAGGATTGGCCGCCGGGGCCGACGACTACATCTCCAAACCCTTCTCCAACCGGGAGCTCTTGAGCCGCGTGCAGAGCGCTCTCCCGGCGGCGCCGCCGGTGCCCCCCTGA
- a CDS encoding ATP-binding protein yields the protein MQPLDSLRRFRSLGLQGRFMLYFGIIVISLMTSVIYVVGTRHSADMLELTQMRGVAIANSIAAGVRNSLLSYDYVSLQQAAETSVQDSGVLYVVILDKEGRVAAHSEQPDRQGQRADDANSRRILAVNEVVIQRLGVQPGNGPRSPVLDIAVPVHVEGTPVRWGTVRLGLSLQPLMASVAQTRLVLSLLGASAVVVVLLSARFFSLKVTLPLQQLARATAAVSKSDLDHVVQEDLVGELGELARSFNKMTNDLKQSQDAIRYHNAHLEQIVQQRTAALHQKAQELEKANKELKEIDRLKSDFLSNVSHELRTPLTSIRSFTEIMLDDPEALTEDERVEFLGIIAHQTERLTRLISDLLDLSRIEAGEMRCRLLPVELSRIIDPCLETLRTLAAEREIRVRTEIDPNLPAVLADSDRISQVVTNLVDNAIKFTPPRGVITVVARPCPHREPEELGPQRGGPAGMTSISPESDAYVLVEVRDTGVGIPKEHHQRIFDKFGQVGNVLTEKPQGTGLGLAISGNIVVQHGGAIWVESAPGEGSIFRFTLPVAATPAARPAPRRSDRPAPERTTVAETHLVQALQRTGPGKQVLIVDDEPSIVTALSELLAPLGYTTVGCQSGSQAVAKARQLEPDVIILDIMMPEIDGYDVLRLLKSDPATAAIPVIVLSVLEDRDKAMALGASEYIRKPFEKAKLIENVRALV from the coding sequence GTGCAACCCCTGGACAGCTTGCGGCGCTTTCGCAGCTTGGGACTGCAAGGACGCTTCATGCTCTACTTCGGGATCATCGTGATCTCGCTGATGACGAGCGTGATCTACGTGGTCGGCACCCGGCACAGCGCCGACATGCTGGAGCTGACCCAGATGCGGGGCGTCGCCATCGCCAACTCCATCGCCGCGGGGGTGCGGAACTCCTTGCTCAGCTACGACTACGTGTCGCTGCAGCAGGCCGCCGAGACCTCTGTCCAGGACAGCGGTGTGCTCTACGTCGTCATCCTCGACAAGGAAGGCCGCGTCGCCGCGCACAGTGAGCAGCCCGACCGCCAGGGGCAGCGGGCCGACGACGCCAACAGCCGCCGCATCCTGGCGGTCAACGAGGTGGTGATCCAGCGGCTCGGGGTACAGCCGGGGAACGGGCCACGCTCCCCGGTGCTGGACATCGCCGTACCGGTGCACGTGGAAGGGACGCCGGTGCGCTGGGGCACGGTGCGCCTGGGTCTGTCGCTGCAGCCGCTCATGGCTTCGGTGGCGCAGACGCGTCTCGTCCTCTCGCTCCTCGGCGCCAGTGCCGTGGTGGTGGTCCTGCTCTCGGCGCGCTTCTTCTCCCTCAAGGTGACCCTGCCGCTGCAGCAGCTGGCGCGGGCGACCGCCGCCGTCTCCAAGTCCGATCTCGATCACGTGGTGCAGGAGGACTTGGTGGGCGAGCTGGGCGAGCTGGCGCGTTCCTTCAACAAGATGACCAACGATCTCAAGCAGAGCCAGGACGCCATCCGCTACCACAACGCGCATCTGGAGCAGATCGTGCAGCAGCGCACCGCGGCCCTGCACCAGAAGGCGCAGGAGCTGGAGAAGGCCAACAAGGAGCTGAAGGAGATCGACCGCCTGAAGAGCGACTTCCTCAGCAACGTCAGCCACGAACTGCGGACGCCGCTCACCTCCATCCGCAGCTTCACCGAAATCATGCTCGACGACCCGGAGGCGCTGACCGAAGACGAGCGCGTCGAGTTCCTCGGCATCATCGCCCATCAAACCGAGCGTCTGACGCGCCTCATCAGCGACTTGCTCGATCTTTCACGCATCGAGGCCGGGGAGATGCGCTGCCGCCTGCTCCCGGTGGAGCTGTCCCGCATCATCGATCCCTGCCTGGAGACGCTGCGCACACTGGCCGCGGAGCGCGAGATCCGCGTGCGCACCGAGATCGATCCGAACCTGCCCGCGGTGCTGGCCGACTCGGACCGCATCAGCCAAGTCGTCACCAACCTGGTGGACAATGCGATCAAGTTCACGCCCCCACGGGGCGTCATCACCGTGGTGGCGCGACCTTGCCCGCACCGGGAGCCCGAGGAACTGGGGCCCCAGCGGGGCGGGCCGGCTGGCATGACCAGCATCAGCCCGGAGAGCGACGCTTATGTCCTGGTCGAAGTGCGCGACACCGGCGTCGGCATCCCGAAGGAGCACCACCAGCGCATCTTCGACAAGTTCGGTCAGGTGGGGAACGTCCTCACCGAGAAGCCTCAGGGCACCGGTCTCGGCCTGGCCATCTCGGGCAACATCGTGGTACAGCACGGCGGCGCCATCTGGGTGGAAAGCGCTCCCGGCGAAGGCTCCATTTTCCGTTTCACCTTGCCGGTGGCGGCGACGCCAGCGGCTCGACCCGCACCGCGGCGGAGCGACCGGCCGGCGCCGGAGCGCACCACCGTGGCCGAAACCCATCTGGTGCAAGCGCTGCAGCGCACTGGCCCGGGCAAGCAGGTGCTCATCGTGGACGACGAGCCTTCGATCGTGACCGCGTTGAGCGAGCTGCTCGCGCCGCTCGGTTACACCACCGTCGGTTGCCAGAGCGGCAGCCAAGCCGTCGCCAAGGCGCGGCAGCTGGAACCGGATGTGATCATCCTGGACATCATGATGCCCGAAATCGACGGCTACGACGTGCTGCGCCTCTTGAAGAGCGATCCCGCCACGGCGGCAATCCCGGTGATCGTGCTCTCCGTGCTCGAGGACCGGGACAAGGCCATGGCCCTCGGCGCCAGCGAATACATCCGCAAGCCCTTCGAGAAGGCGAAGCTGATCGAGAACGTCCGGGCTTTGGTGTGA
- a CDS encoding ABC transporter substrate-binding protein, translating into MSSPCELPGAAATRRASGSVATPWRAVALAGLTLLAACGPKSRPEATLPALPTHGGSFRMAQDTPASLDPACLDDVYEATVINQIFDGLLRFDGSLNIVPCVADLWEVSPDGLVYTFHLKPGVRFHDGSEVTADDVVYSFSRIFKLPPESTTLAREYLGHILGTQEYAQGKTDSIAGLQALGDYDLRIELAHPFASFLAVVASDPSRIVPRRYVERVGDARFGREPVGCGPFRLARWSDKDIVLVAAPGYHLQGARLDSLCFELPGDKVRDYAAAAFFAGRLSAALVPQGRLAEFQSRPGARILTRQELSLTFIGLNQKRPPFDDVRVRQAFACAIDRDEILRQEAAARVAPTGILPPGMPGYTPTPKLLQYDPERSRALLAAAGYPEGRGLPRIVFTTASQTQQSQQILDALSRQLAAVGIRLEIEKRSWLDFSSALTAQKLQCFTVTWLADIPDPDSILYPLGQSEGSANFANYRNPRVDSLLSEGRGARFGLGRMKIYRTVERLLLDDAAVVPLFHPLQALAVQETVRGVHMTPMGIGNIAMEEVWLQTALLAEKRP; encoded by the coding sequence ATGTCCAGTCCGTGCGAGTTGCCCGGCGCCGCGGCCACGCGGCGCGCGTCAGGGTCGGTGGCGACACCGTGGCGCGCCGTCGCCCTCGCTGGCCTGACGCTGCTCGCCGCCTGCGGACCCAAGTCGCGTCCAGAGGCGACGCTGCCCGCACTGCCCACGCACGGCGGCTCTTTCCGCATGGCGCAGGACACGCCGGCTTCCCTCGACCCGGCCTGCCTGGACGACGTCTACGAAGCCACGGTGATCAACCAGATCTTCGACGGCCTGTTGCGCTTCGACGGCAGCTTGAACATCGTGCCCTGCGTCGCCGATCTCTGGGAGGTCTCCCCCGACGGCCTCGTCTACACCTTCCACTTGAAGCCCGGGGTGCGCTTCCACGACGGCAGCGAGGTCACCGCCGACGACGTGGTCTACTCGTTCAGCCGCATCTTCAAGCTGCCCCCCGAATCCACCACCCTCGCCCGCGAGTACCTCGGTCACATCCTCGGCACCCAGGAGTACGCCCAGGGCAAGACCGATTCGATCGCCGGGTTGCAGGCTCTCGGCGACTACGACCTACGCATCGAGCTGGCGCACCCGTTCGCCTCCTTCCTGGCCGTCGTCGCCTCCGATCCCTCTCGCATCGTGCCGCGGCGCTATGTGGAACGGGTGGGTGATGCGCGCTTCGGCCGCGAGCCCGTGGGCTGCGGTCCCTTCCGCTTGGCGCGCTGGAGCGACAAGGACATCGTCCTCGTCGCCGCCCCGGGCTACCATCTCCAGGGGGCGCGCCTCGACTCGCTCTGCTTCGAGCTCCCGGGCGACAAGGTGCGCGATTACGCCGCCGCCGCTTTCTTCGCCGGCCGGCTGAGCGCGGCGCTGGTGCCCCAGGGGCGTCTGGCGGAATTCCAGTCCCGTCCCGGCGCCCGCATCCTGACGCGCCAGGAGCTCAGCCTCACCTTCATCGGTCTCAACCAGAAGCGCCCGCCGTTCGACGACGTGCGTGTGCGCCAAGCCTTCGCCTGCGCCATCGATCGCGACGAGATCCTGCGGCAGGAAGCGGCGGCACGCGTCGCCCCCACCGGCATCCTGCCGCCCGGCATGCCGGGCTACACGCCGACGCCGAAGCTGCTGCAGTACGACCCGGAACGGTCGCGGGCGCTTCTCGCCGCCGCCGGCTACCCGGAGGGACGCGGCCTGCCCCGCATCGTCTTCACCACCGCGAGTCAGACCCAGCAATCGCAGCAGATCCTCGATGCCTTGAGCCGCCAGCTGGCGGCGGTGGGCATCCGCCTCGAGATCGAGAAGCGGAGCTGGCTCGACTTCAGCAGCGCCCTCACCGCACAGAAGCTGCAGTGCTTCACCGTCACCTGGCTCGCGGACATCCCGGATCCGGACTCGATCCTCTATCCCCTGGGTCAGAGCGAGGGCTCGGCCAACTTCGCCAACTACCGCAACCCCCGGGTGGATTCCCTGCTGAGCGAGGGCCGCGGCGCCCGCTTCGGTTTGGGGCGGATGAAGATCTATCGCACCGTGGAGCGCCTGCTCCTCGACGACGCGGCGGTGGTGCCGCTCTTCCATCCCCTGCAGGCGCTGGCGGTGCAAGAGACCGTGCGCGGCGTGCACATGACACCCATGGGCATCGGCAACATCGCGATGGAGGAGGTCTGGTTGCAGACCGCTCTCCTGGCGGAGAAGAGACCTTGA
- the pgm gene encoding phosphoglucomutase (alpha-D-glucose-1,6-bisphosphate-dependent) has protein sequence MALHPLAGKPAPDDMLVNVAELLRAYSTNQPDPALREQRVAFGTSGHRGSSFSTSFNEAHILAITQAICEYRAAQGIDGPLFLGMDTHALSEPAFASALEVLAAHGVAVHIDAAGEPTPTPVISHAILGHNRTGPGGKADGIVITPSHNPPTDGGFKYNPPHGGPAETAVTAWIEARANALLGGSAAGAGAAGAGGAGPLQAGTGTPEIRRLPYARALAAAHRVDFAAAYVRDLAAVVDLEAVRSAGIHLGVDPLGGASAAYWGRIASEYHLNLEVVNPKIDPTFRFMTLDWDGKIRMDCSSPYAMAGLVAHRQRFDLAFGNDADADRHGIVTRSGLMNPNHYLAVAVDYLFRQRPAWGAGAGVGKTLVSSSLIDRVAARLGRRLVEVPVGFKWFVPGLLQGSLGFAGEESAGASLLRRDGSVWSTDKDGMALCLLAAEISAKSGKDPSQLYADLIRELGEPFYERRDTKATREEKARLQALGPADLDATELAGEPIRAVLSRAPGNDAPIGGIKVVTENGWFAARPSGTEDVAKIYAESFRDRAHLQRLQDEAEALLARAFKRGAGAR, from the coding sequence ATGGCACTGCATCCCCTCGCCGGCAAGCCGGCGCCGGACGACATGCTGGTGAACGTGGCGGAGCTTCTCCGCGCCTACTCTACGAATCAACCCGATCCGGCGTTGCGCGAGCAGCGAGTGGCCTTCGGCACCTCCGGTCACCGGGGCAGCTCGTTCAGCACCAGCTTCAACGAGGCGCACATCCTCGCCATCACGCAGGCGATCTGCGAGTACCGCGCGGCCCAGGGCATCGACGGACCCCTCTTTCTCGGCATGGACACCCATGCCCTCTCCGAGCCTGCCTTCGCCTCCGCCCTGGAAGTGCTGGCGGCGCACGGCGTGGCCGTGCACATCGATGCCGCCGGCGAGCCCACGCCGACGCCGGTGATCTCCCACGCCATCCTCGGCCACAACCGCACGGGCCCCGGCGGCAAGGCCGACGGCATCGTGATCACACCGTCGCACAACCCGCCCACCGACGGAGGCTTCAAGTACAACCCGCCGCACGGAGGTCCCGCCGAAACAGCGGTGACTGCCTGGATCGAGGCGCGGGCCAACGCTCTCCTGGGCGGCAGCGCAGCGGGAGCAGGCGCGGCGGGTGCGGGGGGTGCGGGTCCGCTCCAGGCCGGCACGGGAACGCCGGAGATCCGGCGCCTTCCCTACGCGCGCGCTCTGGCGGCAGCGCACCGGGTGGACTTCGCCGCCGCCTACGTGCGCGACCTCGCCGCCGTGGTGGATCTCGAGGCGGTGCGGAGCGCCGGCATCCATCTCGGCGTCGATCCGCTCGGTGGCGCGAGCGCGGCGTACTGGGGACGCATCGCCTCCGAGTACCACCTGAATCTGGAAGTCGTGAACCCGAAAATCGACCCGACCTTCCGTTTCATGACCCTCGACTGGGACGGGAAGATCCGCATGGACTGCTCGTCGCCGTACGCCATGGCGGGCCTGGTGGCGCACCGCCAGCGCTTCGACCTCGCCTTCGGCAACGATGCCGACGCCGATCGCCATGGCATCGTCACCCGTTCCGGCCTGATGAATCCCAACCATTACCTCGCCGTCGCCGTGGACTACCTCTTTCGCCAGCGCCCGGCCTGGGGCGCCGGCGCCGGCGTGGGCAAGACGCTGGTGAGCAGCAGCCTCATCGACCGGGTGGCGGCGCGTCTCGGTCGTCGTCTGGTCGAAGTTCCCGTCGGCTTCAAGTGGTTCGTCCCCGGGTTGCTGCAAGGCAGCCTCGGCTTCGCCGGCGAGGAGAGCGCCGGGGCCTCGTTGCTCCGGCGCGACGGCAGCGTCTGGAGCACCGACAAGGACGGCATGGCCCTCTGCCTGCTGGCGGCGGAGATCAGCGCCAAAAGCGGCAAGGATCCGAGCCAGCTGTACGCGGATCTCATCCGAGAGCTGGGCGAGCCTTTCTACGAACGCCGGGATACTAAGGCGACGCGGGAGGAGAAGGCGCGACTGCAAGCGCTGGGACCTGCGGACCTGGACGCCACCGAGCTGGCCGGCGAGCCCATCCGCGCCGTGCTGAGCCGGGCGCCGGGGAACGACGCGCCCATCGGCGGCATCAAGGTAGTCACAGAAAACGGCTGGTTCGCGGCCCGGCCTTCGGGTACCGAGGACGTCGCCAAGATCTATGCGGAGAGCTTCCGCGACCGCGCGCACTTGCAGCGCCTGCAGGACGAGGCCGAGGCGCTCCTGGCGCGGGCCTTCAAGCGCGGGGCAGGAGCACGCTGA